A genomic stretch from Aedes albopictus strain Foshan chromosome 2, AalbF5, whole genome shotgun sequence includes:
- the LOC134286336 gene encoding uncharacterized protein K02A2.6-like, with protein MVVVVKDDGNVRLCIDMRRANVAIKRQYHVMPTLDDLLARLNGSQWFSRLDIKDAYHQIELHESSRYITTFITHLGMFRYTRLMFGICSASEYFQRTVEQILSNCPNTFNFQDDIFIHGRTKEEHDASLLKVLETLEAYNVVLNTRKCRFGTTETEFLGHHISRDGLKPTDDKISAVLKFRSPKSSEEVRSFLGLVGYIGRFIPDLATKTFELRQLIAGGCTFDWTPQHEIAFNKLKEAICSAPILGYFDNTRRTRLIADASPVGLGAVLVQFEDEHDDKPVIISYASKSLTSTEMRYCQTEKEALAIIWSVEKFRLYLIGREFELETDHRPLTAIFKSSSHPPGRIERWVLRMQPYKFRVIYKPGKQNVADSLSRLSHSDDDKNVDSSDDDLYIAAITESVAIDVSEIRHALDTDSELILVKEAIITEDWNNETIKSGAKSYIPFQKDLGLLEGCVIRGCRLVIPKQLRSRMLQLAHEGHPGETVMVARMRDRVWWPGMDDEAKKVVRDCEGCRIVSRPSAPEPMQRRTMPNEPWLDVAIDFLGPLPSGEYLLVVVDYYSRYKEVCVMRKITSEETIKRLEPIFVRLGYPRSITLDNGRQFISKDFGDYCFARNMKLNHTAPYWPQANGEVERQNSSLLKRLKISHSLGRDWKNDLLQYLLTRGSHSTHFICANGRGKEREDLKRHAKVSNIQVGDKVLLQNLISCDKLTPTFDNTEYEVLERIGNRVKVVHPVSGKIIERNVAHIKKISSSNVQTPEMESGFAGEPSDTQIEASSPSQATRPNRITRRPSWQQDYIIRASKED; from the exons ATGGTGGTTGTTGTAAAGGACGATGGGAATGTACGTCTTTGCATCGACATGCGGCGAGCAAACGTTGCAATCAAAAGGCAATATCACGTGATGCCAACTTTGGATGATCTTCTTGCTAG GTTGAATGGATCGCAATGGTTTTCCCGCCTCGACATAAAAGACGCTTACCACCAGATCGAGTTGCATGAATCAAGCCGATACATTACAACTTTCATAACACATTTGGGAATGTTTCGGTACACTCGCTTGATGTTTGGAATATGTTCCGCATCGGAATACTTCCAAAGGACAGTTGAGCAAATTTTGAGTAACTGTCCAAATACCTTCAATTTCCAAGACGACATTTTCATCCATGGGCGAACTAAAGAAGAGCATGACGCGTCTCTTTTAAAGGTACTGGAAACTTTGGAGGCGTATAATGTGGTACTGAACACGAGAAAATGCAGATTCGGAACTACAGAAACTGAATTTTTGGGTCATCATATTTCCCGTGATGGGCTCAAGCCAACGGACGACAAAATATCTGCCGTTTTAAAGTTTAGATCGCCGAAGTCGTCAGAAGAGGTCCGAAGTTTCCTGGGCCTAGTTGGTTACATCGGTAGATTCATTCCGGATCTTGCAACCAAAACGTTCGAATTACGACAACTCATCGCGGGTGGTTGTACTTTTGATTGGACACCACAGCACGAAATTGCTTTCAATAAGCTTAAGGAAGCTATATGCTCCGCCCCAATCTTGGGTTATTTTGACAACACACGCCGAACAAGACTTATTGCAGACGCATCACCAGTTGGGCTGGGAGCGGTGTTAGTTCAGTTTGAGGATGAGCATGACGACAAACCAGTTATAATATCATATGCCAGTAAAAGCTTGACGTCAACGGAGATGCGCTATTGCCAAACGGAGAAGGAAGCCTTGGCGATCATTTGGAGTGTTGAAAAATTTCGGCTTTATCTCATCGGAAGAGAATTTGAGTTAGAAACTGATCACCGGCCTCTGACTGCAATTTTTAAATCCAGTTCTCATCCACCAGGCCGTATTGAAAGATGGGTACTACGAATGCAACCATACAAGTTTCGCGTAATTTACAAACCAGGTAAACAAAATGTGGCGGATTCCTTGTCTCGTCTCTCTCATTCAGATGATGATAAGAACGTTGACAGCTCTGACGATGATTTGTACATTGCTGCAATCACCGAATCTGTTGCCATCGACGTATCTGAAATAAGACATGCATTAGATACCGATTCAGAATTGATCCTGGTTAAGGAAGCCATAATAACAGAAGATTGGAATAACGAAACAATTAAATCTGGCGCAAAATCATACATCCCCTTCCAAAAAGATCTAGGCCTGCTGGAGGGATGTGTCATCCGTGGATGCCGGCTGGTAATACCGAAGCAACTGCGTTCGCGTATGCTGCAGCTGGCCCATGAAGGGCACCCAGGTGAAACAGTTATGGTTGCCCGTATGCGCGACAGAGTGTGGTGGCCTGGCATGGATGACGAAGCTAAAAAGGTGGTAAGGGATTGTGAAGGGTGTCGAATAGTGAGCAGGCCGTCTGCCCCAGAACCAATGCAGCGGCGAACGATGCCTAATGAACCGTGGTTGGACGTAGCAATAGATTTCTTGGGTCCACTTCCATCTGGTGAATACTTGCTAGTGGTCGTCGATTATTATAGTCGGTACAAGGAGGTATGCGTAATGAGGAAAATCACATCGGAAGAAACTATCAAGCGACTTGAACCGATATTTGTACGTCTAGGATATCCTAGGTCGATAACACTGGACAATGGTAGGCAATTCATTAGCAAAGACTTTGGAGATTATTGTTTCGCCAGAAATATGAAACTCAACCACACTGCTCCTTACTGGCCTCAGGCCAATGGAGAGGTAGAACGGCAGAATAGCTCACTCTTGAAGCGTCTTAAAATCAGCCACTCACTGGGTCGTGATTGGAAGAATGATCTGCTCCAATACCTACTAacaaggggtagtcactctacacacttcatttgtgccaac GGACGCGGAAAGGAAAGAGAAGACTTGAAACGTCACGCCAAAGTGTCCAACATCCAGGTAGGAGACAAGGTTCTGCTGCAAAACCTCATTTCGTGTGACAAACTAACTCCAACATTTGACAACACGGAATATGAAGTACTGGAACGAATAGGAAATAGGGTGAAAGTCGTACATCCAGTGTCGGGCAAAATAATAGAACGAAACGTCGCCCACATCAAGAAGATTTCATCTTCCAACGTGCAAACCCCGGAAATGGAAAGCGGTTTCGCCGGAGAACCATCCGATACTCAAATAGAGGCTTCTTCACCGTCTCAGGCAACTCGTCCCAACCGCATTACACGTCGACCGTCGTGGCAACAGGATTATATCATCCGTGCTTCCAAAGAAGATTAA
- the LOC115264939 gene encoding ubiquitin carboxyl-terminal hydrolase 3-like: MDCPHIGDNVVLRKDAVRNLKMAVCVPPIATTVPPETGTPPPATSPVAISKLWKCAECPGKDNWMCLQCGSVRCGRYESGHALKHSSKQNHSICINTVNLSVYCYKCDEFVVNDTPDNTLEEIRQELKDGDGDTVSETSSTMEEISSSKSGQESASSTSSSSDSGWEEPSTISSVSSSSTNTTTNSSTSSGVTASSPSIRKLRPRKRTISSDSNNENGTAGGGGGGGGAAKRKSMRRVVGLRNLGNTCFMNSVLQSLSNIQKFSDYFNTMPSLETGKHKQKAYQSRSMKENLDDVFVVEELRKVLLNLSQGGDGSKGAISPECLFLVIWKVVPQFRGHRQHDAHEFLRYMLDRLHTELQQVSFPVEISSSTAAQKASETRSNPYNIPALSHLQSKGRNSIVTNVFGGILQSEVRCLICGMESKKHDPFLDLSLDIPEKFYNKDPPEGAEKDKDGNVPTCNITDCLDSFTEVEELTETELYYCSSCKCKQKSTKRFWIRRLPNVLCLHIKRFRWNNFYRTKIDLRISFPINALDMSKFVLNNGPETRRSNSSCNIYDLAAVIVHHGNGSSCGHYTSYAINNGVWMHFNDHSVKEVSSSAVAECKPYILFYIKRDPSNPSRQLTMAPSSTMTCGAPTATAS; this comes from the exons ATGGATTGTCCCCACATAGGTGATAACGTCGTCCTCCGGAAGGATGCGGTGAGAAACCTGAAAATGGCCGTATGTGTACCCCCGATCGCGACGACGGTCCCACCAGAAACGGGAACACCTCCTCCAGCTACTTCTCCAGTAGCGATTTCGAAATTGTGGAAATGTGCAG AATGTCCCGGCAAAGACAACTGGATGTGTCTGCAGTGTGGATCGGTGCGATGTGGACGGTACGAAAGCGGGCACGCTTTGAAGCACTCTTCGAAACAGAACCACAGCATTTGCATCAACACAGTCAATTTGTCGGTTTACTG CTACAAATGCGATGAATTCGTTGTAAACGATACACCCGACAACACGCTAGAGGAAATTCGCCAAGAGTTGAAGGACGGCGACGGAGATACCGTATCGGAGACTTCCTCCACGATGGAGGAAATCAGTTCATCCAAATCGGGCCAGGAGTCGGCCAGCAGTACTTCGTCGTCGAGTGATTCCGGCTGGGAGGAACCTTCGACGATTTCATCAGTATCGTCGTCCTCCACCAATACCACCACCAACAGTAGCACCAGCAGCGGAGTCACTGCGTCCTCGCCAAGTATCCGAAAGTTGCGACCACGCAAGCGGACGATCTCCAGCGACAGCAACAACGAAAATGGCACGgctggtggtggcggcggcggagGAGGAGCGGCCAAGCGGAAGTCGATGCGGCGAGTAGTGGGTCTGCGGAATCTGGGGAATACATGCTTCATGAATTCAGTATTACAATCGCTGAGTAACATTCAGAAGTTTAGcgattatttcaacacaatgcccTCGCTGGAGACGGGCAAACACAAACAGAAAGCGTACCAATCGCGCAGCATGAAGGAGAACCTTGACGACGTGTTTGTGGTGGAGGAGCTGCGAAAG GTTCTTTTGAATCTCAGTCAGGGTGGAGATGGCTCCAAAGGAGCGATCTCACCAGAGTGTTTATTCCTGGTGATCTGGAAGGTGGTGCCCCAGTTCCGGGGTCACCGCCAGCACGATGCACACGAGTTCCTGCGTTACATGCTGGATCGATTACATACCGAGCTACAGCAGGTATCATTCCCAGTAGAAATATCGTCCAGCACAGCGGCGCAGAAGGCCAGTGAAACGAGAAGTAACCCGTACAATATTCCGGCCCTCAGTCACCTGCAGTCCAAAGGGCGAAACTCGATAGTGACCAACGTTTTCGGCGGCATCCTGCAGAGTGAGGTACGTTGTCTAATCTGTGGCATGGAGAGCAAAAAGCACGACCCTTTCCTGGACCTTTCGCTGGACATTCCGGAGAAGTTTTACAACAAGGACCCGCCCGAGGGCGCCGAGAAGGACAAAGATGGGAACGTTCCGACGTGCAACATTACCGACTGTTTGGACAGTTTTACGGAA GTGGAAGAACTCACCGAAACAGAGTTGTACTATTGCAGTTCATGTAAGTGCAAGCAAAAGTCCACCAAACGATTTTGGATCCGCAGATTACCGAACGTTCTATGCTTACACATAAAGCGCTTTAGATGGAACAATTTCTACAG AACCAAAATCGATTTGAGGATATCGTTCCCAATCAATGCACTGGATATGTCGAAGTTCGTACTAAACAATGGTCCGGAAACGAGGCGTTCGAATTCCAGCTGTAATATTTACGATCTGGCGGCAGTTATTGTGCATCATGGAAACGG ttccagcTGCGGTCACTACACCTCGTACGCGATCAACAACGGCGTGTGGATGCACTTCAACGACCACTCGGTGAAGGAAGTGAGCAGCAGCGCCGTGGCCGAGTGCAAACCGTACATCCTGTTCTACATCAAACGGGATCCCAGCAACCCCAGCCGGCAGCTGACGATGGCGCCTTCTTCGACGATGACTTGTGGGGCTCCAACGGCGACCGCGTCTTGA